A DNA window from Helianthus annuus cultivar XRQ/B chromosome 15, HanXRQr2.0-SUNRISE, whole genome shotgun sequence contains the following coding sequences:
- the LOC110911985 gene encoding aspartyl protease family protein At5g10770, producing MASSNSLILLLSSCSLFFVLAVARKEFALEASEQEAHHFHTLQLSSFLPSSVCNPSAIGGKKSGSLEVVHKHGPCSKFTKDTVKPLTVEEIFTHDQSRVDSIRAKLATNPLNKDTLGSKTTLPAKSGSTIGSGNYIVTVGLGTPKKDLSLIFDTGSDLTWTQCQPCARSCYSQQEPIFAPSMSTTYTNISCSSNYCSDLMSATGNTPGCSSSTCVYGIQYGDQSFSVGFFGKEKLTLTSKDVVDGFFFGCGQNNQGLFGGAAGLIGLGRDKLSIVSQTANKYGKVFAYCLPSRTSSTGYLTFGSGGVGSNVKYTPLSTSQNSFYGLDLLGMSVGGTKLPISSTVFQTSGMIIDSGTVITRLPPTAYSALSKTFRAQMTKYPLTKALSILDTCYDLSNFTTITIPKITMFWGGNTNVDIAPQGTLYANGVQQVCLAFAPNGDDSDIGIFGNVQQKSIAVVYDVTGGKVGFAPGGCA from the exons ATGGCATCATCCAACTCTCTCATCTTGCTCCTTTCTTCTTGTTCTCTCTTCTTTGTTTTGGCTGTTGCAAGAAAAGAATTTGCTTTGGAGGCCAGCGAACAAGAAGCACACCATTTTCATACCCTTCAACTAAGTTCTTTTTTACCGTCCTCTGTTTGTAACCCCTCCGCTATAG GTGGCAAGAAAAGTGGATCACTTGAAGTAGTTCACAAACATGGACCATGTTCAAAGTTCACTAAAGACACGGTTAAACCTTTGACCGTCGAAGAAATCTTCACCCATGATCAGTCAAGAGTTGACTCAATCAGGGCTAAGTTAGCCACCAACCCATTAAACAAAGACACACTCGGCTCCAAGACCACTCTCCCCGCAAAGTCCGGTAGCACCATTGGATCCGGTAACTACATTGTGACCGTTGGATTAGGCACCCCTAAAAAAGACCTTTCACTCATTTTTGACACCGGGAGTGACTTAACATGGACTCAATGTCAACCATGTGCACGGTCATGTTATAGTCAACAAGAACCCATATTTGCACCCTCCATGTCAACCACATACACCAACATTTCATGCTCATCAAACTACTGCTCTGACCTCATGTCCGCCACCGGTAACACACCCGGTTGCAGCTCGTCTACATGCGTATACGGTATCCAATACGGCGATCAATCGTTCTCGGTCGGATTCTTTGGAAAAGAGAAACTTACACTAACTTCAAAAGATGTAGTTGATGGTTTCTTTTTTGGGTGTGGTCAAAACAACCAAGGACTCTTTGGTGGGGCTGCCGGGTTGATAGGGTTAGGTCGCGATAAACTATCGATTGTGTCGCAAACCGCAAACAAATATGGGAAGGTTTTCGCGTATTGTCTCCCGTCGAGGACAAGCTCGACGGGATACTTAACATTTGGAAGTGGAGGAGTTGGTAGTAATGTTAAGTATACTCCACTCTCGACCTCGCAAAACTCGTTCTACGGTCTTGATCTATTAGGCATGTCCGTTGGTGGAACCAAACTACCAATAAGTTCAACTGTGTTTCAAACATCTGGTATGATCATTGATTCGGGGACGGTCATTACACGACTCCCTCCTACTGCGTACTCGGCTCTAAGCAAGACGTTTAGAGCGCAAATGACCAAGTACCCGTTAACGAAAGCGTTGTCTATACTTGATACATGCTATGATCTAAGTAATTTTACCACAATTACAATACCAAAAATAACAATGTTTTGGGGTGGGAATACAAATGTGGATATTGCACCACAAGGGACACTTTATGCAAATGGTGTTCAACAAGTGTGCTTAGCTTTTGCTCCAAATGGGGATGATTCTGACATTGGTATATTTGGGAATGTTCAACAGAAGTCAATAGCAGTTGTTTATGATGTGACTGGAGGAAAAGTAGGGTTTGCTCCAGGAGGGTGTGCTTGA